One genomic segment of Coffea arabica cultivar ET-39 chromosome 6e, Coffea Arabica ET-39 HiFi, whole genome shotgun sequence includes these proteins:
- the LOC140009566 gene encoding BURP domain protein USPL1-like yields the protein MDSKGLACWNLLFHLLIVLGTCDFVPVDGTNAIRHQRMDVNNPQRNSKRDHVAHVQEKMSMHDHSHSSSHGMHQMDPSTTMFFVFDDLKLGKTMSILFPDGDPSPLSSPYLWPREQADPIPFSLAKLPQILQHFSFPQGSRKAQVMEDTLRACETKPIKGKSKACATSYESLVDFARMILGLNTDIEVLSTHHLAKSNAARLQNYTITEAPERISNPKMVSCHTMPYPFIVFYCHYQQGDNRLYRTVLSGEDGDKVEAIAICHMDTSQWNRDHVSFQMLGIEPGTAPVELSSIAA from the exons ATGGATTCCAAAGGACTTGCTTGTTGGAATCTCCTCTTTCATCTGTTAATTGTTCTG GGAACTTGTGATTTTGTCCCCGTTGATGGTACTAATGCAATCAGGCATCAGCGCATGGATGTCAATAATCCTCAGAGAAATAGCAAGAGAGATCATGTTGCTCACGTCCAAGAAAAGATGTCAATGCATGATCATTCTCACTCCTCATCCCACGGGATGCATCAGATGGATCCAAGTACAACCATGTTTTTCGTTTTTGATGATCTCAAGTTAGGCAAAACAATGAGTATCCTTTTCCCTGACGGAGATCCTAGTCCTTTGTCCTCTCCTTATCTCTGGCCTAGAGAACAAGCCGATCCTATCCCCTTTTCATTGGCAAAACTCCCACAAATTCTTCAACACTTTTCATTCCCTCAAGGATCTCGCAAGGCCCAAGTGATGGAAGATACACTCCGAGCATGCGAGACTAAGCCTATCAAGGGAAAATCCAAGGCTTGTGCCACATCCTACGAGTCATTGGTAGATTTTGCACGAATGATCTTGGGATTGAATACCGATATTGAAGTTTTATCAACGCATCACCTCGCAAAATCTAATGCTGCTAGATTACAGAACTATACAATCACAGAAGCTCCTGAACGAATTTCAAATCCAAAGATGGTCAGCTGTCACACCATGCCATATCCTTTCATAGTTTTCTATTGCCACTATCAGCAGGGCGATAATCGTTTATACAGGACTGTTCTATCTGGAGAGGATGGTGATAAGGTTGAAGCTATTGCAATTTGTCACATGGATACCTCTCAATGGAACCGTGATCATGTTTCCTTCCAAATGCTTGGTATCGAACCTGGCACAGCCCCTGTTGAATTGTCAAGCATAGCGGCTTGA